One window of the Deltaproteobacteria bacterium genome contains the following:
- a CDS encoding single-stranded DNA-binding protein — translation MAGSMNKVILVGRIGQDLELKYTTGGQPVTNMSVATDEGYTDSKTGNKVERTEWHRVVIFGRQAETCANYLGKGRLVLVEGKLQTRSWDDQQGQKRYMTEIVAQRVQFLDSKAGEQAGGYTQAPSRPKPAVQSSGRNDYPDDMGPAFPSEASAMDEPPF, via the coding sequence ATGGCAGGAAGCATGAACAAGGTCATTCTCGTCGGACGCATCGGTCAGGATCTCGAATTGAAATACACGACCGGCGGCCAGCCGGTGACCAACATGTCCGTGGCCACCGACGAGGGATATACCGACAGCAAGACCGGAAACAAGGTTGAGAGAACGGAGTGGCACAGGGTAGTGATCTTCGGCCGTCAGGCCGAAACTTGCGCCAACTATCTCGGCAAGGGCCGCCTGGTTCTGGTGGAAGGCAAGCTCCAAACCAGGAGCTGGGACGACCAGCAGGGCCAAAAAAGATACATGACGGAGATCGTCGCCCAGCGCGTCCAGTTCTTGGACTCCAAGGCCGGAGAACAAGCCGGTGGCTATACACAGGCTCCTTCCCGGCCCAAACCTGCGGTCCAGTCTTCGGGCCGGAACGACTACCCCGACGACATGGGGCCGGCCTTCCCGTCCGAGGCCAGCGCCATGGACGAGCCTCCCTTCTGA
- a CDS encoding DUF2344 domain-containing protein — translation RPLDSPLPWDHLHCGVSRRFLDIERQRALQGATTLDCRYNSCRQCGACPSETAKIPRDQAPSGIVMPRVNRTSFRRDAPMTHSNTTRRDLSAKACHHRIWHRKTGLCSYLSQLELQRVLERAMRRADLPLSFSQGYSPSPCMSFGWALPVGVESREEWFNAFFREEVEPGRVAESLRGQMPEGLEVTRIERLGPGKRQSRTLAEDFSLTVHAGSLRGKPLTRIWDEFLHASSWVVEVTGKKGKIREADMKPFVLEVLYFEPSSVSLLLDWREGYVNPLRLVSAVCPDLEPQDFVLVKERQWMDENLKWRLESMGGRSGTVSSGALKNFMEEKG, via the coding sequence CAGGCCCCTGGACAGTCCATTGCCCTGGGATCATCTGCACTGCGGTGTGAGCCGGAGATTCCTCGACATCGAGCGGCAAAGGGCTCTGCAGGGAGCGACCACCCTGGACTGTCGATACAACTCCTGCCGACAATGCGGGGCCTGTCCTTCGGAAACGGCGAAAATTCCCAGGGATCAAGCGCCCTCGGGAATCGTCATGCCCCGGGTCAACAGGACCTCGTTTCGCCGCGACGCCCCCATGACTCATTCGAACACGACCCGCCGAGATCTTTCGGCCAAGGCCTGTCACCATCGAATTTGGCATCGAAAAACGGGGCTTTGTTCCTATCTCAGCCAACTGGAGCTGCAGCGGGTGCTGGAGCGGGCAATGCGCCGGGCCGATTTGCCTCTGAGCTTCAGTCAGGGATACAGCCCCTCGCCGTGCATGTCCTTCGGCTGGGCACTGCCGGTCGGTGTTGAGAGTCGGGAGGAATGGTTCAATGCGTTTTTTCGGGAAGAGGTGGAGCCGGGCCGGGTGGCTGAATCATTGAGAGGGCAGATGCCCGAGGGGCTCGAGGTGACCAGGATCGAACGTCTGGGTCCGGGCAAGAGGCAGTCCAGGACCTTGGCCGAGGACTTCAGCTTGACGGTTCATGCCGGATCCCTCCGGGGCAAACCCTTGACCAGGATCTGGGACGAGTTTCTTCACGCTTCGTCCTGGGTCGTCGAGGTGACGGGCAAAAAGGGAAAGATCAGGGAGGCGGATATGAAGCCCTTTGTCTTGGAGGTTCTCTATTTTGAGCCTTCAAGCGTGTCCTTGCTCCTGGACTGGCGGGAAGGCTATGTCAATCCTTTGCGGCTTGTTTCGGCGGTCTGTCCGGACCTCGAACCCCAGGATTTTGTCTTGGTCAAGGAGCGCCAGTGGATGGATGAGAATCTCAAGTGGCGGCTGGAGTCCATGGGCGGGCGTTCCGGTACGGTTTCTAGCGGCGCTTTGAAAAATTTCATGGAGGAAAAGGGATGA
- a CDS encoding biotin attachment protein: MLDISHLLDRIKNEPYEEIVVRAPHCGTVSFEAVKPGDRVTGPSGIWEEIPGTPLAVLERERNKKIVRAPRKGELISFSEIENGDFVTAGTPLLTIRHYLTREEVLKILLREALHVFAAPEKGIYYFIPEVDTKIRAKGCRSVRVKTGEDLFILSRMKRETQIPYQGPEGIVYMVFFDPAGTQDAGQPLIGICPEDQLRQVEDVVARVQSEWEERN, translated from the coding sequence GTGCTCGACATCTCCCATCTGTTGGACCGGATCAAAAACGAACCCTACGAGGAGATCGTGGTCCGTGCCCCCCATTGCGGAACCGTCAGCTTCGAGGCCGTCAAACCCGGCGACCGTGTGACAGGCCCTTCTGGAATCTGGGAGGAAATCCCGGGAACGCCGCTGGCCGTTCTTGAGCGGGAACGAAACAAAAAAATCGTCCGCGCCCCACGCAAGGGCGAGCTCATTTCCTTCTCGGAAATCGAAAATGGCGACTTCGTCACCGCCGGGACTCCCCTGCTGACCATCAGGCATTATCTGACCCGGGAAGAGGTCCTGAAAATTCTTCTTCGCGAAGCACTTCACGTCTTCGCCGCACCGGAAAAGGGAATCTACTATTTCATTCCCGAAGTGGACACCAAAATTCGGGCCAAGGGATGCCGATCCGTGCGGGTAAAAACCGGCGAGGACCTCTTCATCCTCTCCAGGATGAAGCGCGAGACCCAGATCCCGTATCAAGGCCCTGAGGGCATCGTTTATATGGTCTTCTTTGACCCCGCCGGGACCCAGGACGCCGGACAACCTTTGATCGGCATCTGTCCCGAAGACCAACTGCGCCAAGTCGAGGATGTCGTGGCCAGGGTCCAAAGCGAATGGGAGGAAAGAAACTGA